The Candidatus Nitrosotalea sinensis genome contains a region encoding:
- a CDS encoding deoxyribonuclease IV, giving the protein MQVGLHVSIAGSIDKAVDNAVATECTAFQIFTRNPRGWAAKPLSNTDATNFKEKLVKSKIDRLATVAHMPYLPNLSSPDEDPFARSLDSLIDEVKRCSKLGIPYIVAHLGSHKGKGDQKGIEMLVKAFTKAAEDTPDDVTILLENTAGQKNSVGSDLDQLGSILSQLKPAKRFGICFDTCHAFAFGYDMSTEKGAAATLEKFDTAIGFEHLKILHLNDSKGELGSNLDRHEHIGLGYIGEKGMKYIIKAINRKKIPIILETPIDERRDDVGNLNKVKELAK; this is encoded by the coding sequence ATGCAGGTTGGATTGCATGTATCCATTGCAGGTTCAATAGACAAGGCAGTTGATAATGCAGTTGCAACAGAATGCACCGCTTTTCAGATATTTACCCGCAACCCTAGAGGATGGGCAGCAAAACCACTTTCAAATACTGATGCTACAAATTTTAAAGAAAAACTTGTCAAGAGCAAGATAGACAGACTTGCAACAGTGGCACATATGCCATATCTTCCAAATTTATCCTCCCCAGATGAGGATCCGTTTGCAAGATCTCTTGACTCTCTAATTGATGAGGTGAAAAGATGCAGCAAGCTTGGAATTCCATACATTGTTGCACATCTTGGAAGTCACAAGGGCAAGGGAGACCAAAAGGGAATTGAGATGCTTGTCAAGGCGTTTACAAAGGCTGCTGAAGATACTCCAGATGATGTAACGATACTTTTGGAAAACACTGCAGGCCAGAAAAATAGTGTTGGCTCGGATCTTGACCAACTTGGTTCCATCTTGTCGCAACTCAAGCCTGCAAAGAGATTTGGAATATGTTTTGATACATGTCATGCTTTTGCATTTGGTTATGACATGAGTACAGAAAAGGGTGCAGCTGCCACACTTGAAAAATTTGACACTGCAATAGGGTTTGAGCACTTGAAGATACTACACCTAAATGACTCCAAGGGAGAACTTGGAAGTAACCTGGATAGACACGAGCACATCGGGCTTGGCTACATTGGCGAAAAAGGCATGAAATACATCATAAAAGCAATCAACCGCAAGAAAATTCCAATAATTTTAGAGACTCCAATTGACGAGAGACGTGATGATGTCGGAAACTTGAATAAGGTAAAAGAGTTGGCAAAATAA
- the glyS gene encoding glycine--tRNA ligase: MDYEQIMQLALERGFYFPSCEIYSDAQAGFWEYGPSGVSLKNKFIELWRRELVRRDRMWEIDGSQIMSENVFVASGHLASFADPIAKCTKCKSIFRADKMIEEITGITVPESADLEEFDKVIEEKKIVCTKCKGSFEKINKFNMMFKVGIGAQGESAYLRPETCQSIFVDFPRLYKTMRGRLPIGIAQIGKSFRNEISPRQSLLRLREFYQAEIEVFCNPGNLDDLAKFAEVENTQIRIMIDDTIKSVTCKEALEQGLVPNKLVAYYLGLLVEFYQKTGIDVTKSRFRKLGDKEKAFYATVAFDFEVQTNTGWLELVACNYRSDYDLKNHASVSKEKFEVMDEETKVLPHVFEISMGIDRSLYTMIEHRLREDKENDRIVLSLEPYLSPIHVGVLSLVKKDGLAEKTEEVYMILRKKYDAFLDHSGAIGRRYRRLDEVGAPFAVTIDHQTLEDGTVTIRNRDSMSQERIKISELDSHLAKATAFP, from the coding sequence ATGGATTACGAACAAATAATGCAACTTGCACTTGAGCGTGGATTTTATTTTCCAAGCTGTGAGATATATTCAGACGCCCAGGCAGGCTTTTGGGAGTATGGTCCGTCAGGTGTTAGCCTAAAGAACAAATTCATTGAATTATGGAGAAGGGAACTTGTAAGAAGAGACAGAATGTGGGAGATTGATGGTTCCCAGATAATGTCAGAGAATGTTTTTGTTGCTTCTGGTCATCTTGCAAGTTTTGCAGATCCAATTGCAAAATGCACCAAATGCAAATCAATCTTTAGGGCAGACAAGATGATAGAAGAGATTACAGGTATAACAGTTCCAGAGAGTGCAGATCTTGAAGAGTTTGATAAAGTAATAGAAGAGAAAAAAATTGTCTGCACCAAATGCAAAGGGAGTTTTGAAAAGATAAACAAATTCAACATGATGTTCAAAGTGGGAATAGGAGCACAGGGAGAATCTGCATACCTTAGGCCAGAGACATGCCAATCCATCTTTGTTGATTTTCCAAGATTGTACAAGACAATGCGAGGAAGACTTCCAATAGGCATAGCACAGATTGGAAAGAGTTTCAGAAATGAGATATCGCCAAGGCAGAGCCTTCTTAGATTAAGAGAGTTTTATCAGGCAGAAATAGAAGTTTTTTGCAATCCTGGAAATCTTGATGATCTTGCCAAGTTTGCAGAGGTGGAAAACACCCAGATACGAATAATGATAGATGACACCATAAAGAGTGTGACATGCAAAGAAGCTTTGGAGCAGGGCTTGGTGCCAAACAAGCTTGTTGCATACTATCTAGGATTACTTGTAGAATTTTACCAAAAGACTGGAATTGATGTAACAAAAAGCAGATTTAGAAAACTAGGAGACAAGGAAAAGGCATTCTATGCCACTGTTGCATTTGATTTTGAAGTACAGACAAACACTGGATGGCTTGAACTTGTTGCATGCAATTACAGATCAGACTATGATTTGAAAAATCACGCAAGTGTAAGCAAGGAAAAATTTGAGGTCATGGATGAGGAGACCAAAGTTTTGCCGCATGTCTTTGAGATATCAATGGGAATAGACCGAAGTCTGTACACCATGATAGAACACAGACTCCGTGAAGACAAGGAAAACGATAGAATAGTGCTCTCCTTAGAGCCGTACTTGTCCCCAATTCATGTAGGTGTTTTGTCCCTTGTAAAAAAAGACGGATTGGCTGAAAAGACAGAAGAAGTTTACATGATACTGCGAAAAAAATATGATGCATTTTTGGACCACTCGGGTGCAATAGGTCGAAGATACAGAAGACTTGATGAAGTAGGTGCCCCGTTTGCAGTTACCATTGATCACCAGACACTAGAGGACGGTACCGTAACAATACGAAACCGTGATTCTATGAGTCAAGAAAGAATCAAGATCTCAGAGCTTGATTCACATTTGGCAAAAGCAACTGCATTCCCATAA